One Ammoniphilus sp. CFH 90114 genomic window carries:
- the opp4C gene encoding oligopeptide ABC transporter permease: protein MGMGKQIVRKFMKNRLAVAGTVALIVILTSAILAPLLTLYHPTEQDLLGRLQAPSLSHPLGTDEYGRDILTRLLYGARVSLLVGFCSVAGAILIGTLVGAFAGYYGGWMDNVLMRVVDLFNSFPSIFLLITIVTLLEPSLTNIVAVFILLGWTGTARLVRGEFLKLKEEEYVWAARSLGMSDMRIMFVHMLPNAVAPIIVAATLGVGGVILAESGLSFLGLGIQPPLPSWGNMLQGAQSLSIMVLAPWYPLFPGLMILVTVLAFNFIGDGLRDAFDPKA from the coding sequence ATGGGAATGGGGAAACAGATCGTGCGAAAATTTATGAAGAATCGCTTGGCGGTAGCGGGGACTGTTGCTTTAATCGTGATCTTAACATCGGCCATTTTGGCCCCTCTTCTAACATTGTATCATCCTACAGAGCAAGATCTTCTTGGGCGCCTTCAGGCTCCTTCCTTGAGCCATCCATTAGGGACGGACGAATATGGTCGTGATATTTTGACAAGATTATTATATGGAGCTAGAGTATCGCTGCTTGTAGGATTTTGTTCAGTGGCCGGCGCCATTTTAATTGGTACGCTAGTAGGTGCTTTCGCAGGTTACTATGGAGGCTGGATGGATAATGTTCTTATGAGGGTGGTTGACTTGTTTAACTCTTTTCCTTCTATCTTTCTTTTGATTACGATTGTCACGCTGTTAGAGCCTAGTTTAACTAACATTGTAGCGGTATTTATCCTACTGGGTTGGACAGGGACAGCCCGGCTCGTTCGCGGTGAGTTTCTGAAGCTAAAGGAAGAAGAGTATGTTTGGGCAGCAAGAAGTCTTGGGATGTCTGATATGCGGATTATGTTTGTTCATATGTTACCCAACGCTGTAGCTCCGATCATTGTAGCCGCTACATTAGGAGTGGGAGGGGTGATCCTAGCGGAGTCGGGTTTGAGTTTTCTTGGTCTAGGCATCCAGCCCCCTCTACCGAGCTGGGGGAATATGCTGCAGGGAGCACAGAGTTTGTCCATTATGGTCTTAGCGCCATGGTATCCCTTGTTCCCCGGCCTTATGATTTTGGTTACTGTACTCGCATTTAACTTTATTGGTGATGGACTTCGTGATGCATTTGATCCGAAGGCATAA